A window of the Aquarana catesbeiana isolate 2022-GZ linkage group LG05, ASM4218655v1, whole genome shotgun sequence genome harbors these coding sequences:
- the YTHDF3 gene encoding YTH domain-containing family protein 3 isoform X2 → MDKRPKGQGNKVAVQNGSMHQKDAVNDDDFEPYLTSQTNQSNSYPPMSDPYMPSYYAPSIGFPYSLGEAAWSTAGDPPMPYLYGQMSNGEHHYIPDGVFSQPGALGNTPPFLSQHGFNFFPGNADFSTWGTSGSQGQSTQSSAYSSSYGYPPSSLGRAIADGQAGFGSDTLSKVPGINSIEQGMTGLKIGGDMTAAVTKTVGSALTSAGMTSIAANSVPPVSSSAPKPTSWAAIARKPAKPQPKLKPKGNVGVGSTAVPPPPIKHNINIGTWDDKGAVVKAPLAQPVMPPQPVIQQPQPLTQPLPMVQNQLPQQQLQQQPQQQQGPQQQAPTHQVQQQLQNRWVAPRNRGVGFNQNNVSGNENFSLGVVPVSSSPSGVEVHPVLEKLKAINNYNPKDFDWSLKNGRVFIIKSYSEDDIHRSIKYSIWCSTEHGNKRLDAAYRSLNGKGPLYLLFSVNGSGHFCGVAEMKSVVDYNAYAGVWSQDKWKGKFEVKWVFVKDVPNNQLRHIRLENNDNKPVTNSRDTQEVPLEKAKQVLKIIATFKHTTSIFDDFAHYEKRQEEEEAMRRERNRNKQ, encoded by the exons TTGCAGTGCAGAACGGTTCAATGCATCAGAAAGATGCAGTAAACGATGATGACTTTGAGCCATATCTAACTAGCCAGACAAATCAG AGTAATAGCTATCCACCAATGTCAGACCCATACATGCCTAGTTATTATGCTCCATCCATTGGATTTCCTTATTCCCTTGGTGAGGCAGCATGGTCAACTGCTGGAGACCCACCAATGCCGTACTTGTATGGACAGATGAGCAATGGAGAACACCACTACATACCGGATGGAGTGTTTAGTCAGCCTGGAGCTTTGGGGAACACTCCTCCTTTCCTAAGCCAGCATGGGTTTAATTTTTTTCCTGGGAATGCAGATTTCTCCACATGGGGGACAAGTGGATCTCAGGGACAATCAACACAAAGTTCTGCATATAGCAGCAGCTATGGATATCCTCCTAGTTCCCTTGGTAGAGCCATTGCTGATGGACAAGCTGGTTTTGGCAGCGATACTCTGAGCAAAGTTCCGGGCATTAACAGCATTGAGCAAGGAATGACCGGACTGAAAATCGGTGGCGACATGACAGCTGCTGTGACAAAAACAGTTGGGTCAGCATTGACTAGTGCAGGGATGACTAGTATAGCTGCAAACAGTGTGCCCCCAGTTAGCAGTTCAGCACCGAAGCCAACCTCATGGGCTGCCATTGCTCGAAAACCAGCGAAACCTCAGCCTAAACTAAAACCTAAGGGTAATGTGGGTGTTGGTAGTACTGCAGTTCCTCCCCCGCCTATAAAACACAACATTAATATTGGAACTTGGGATGATAAGGGGGCTGTTGTAAAGGCCCCACTAGCTCAACCAGTTATGCCACCTCAGCCTGTAATTCAACAGCCTCAGCCATTAACTCAACCTCTACCAATGGTGCAAAACCAACTGCCTCAACAGCAGCTACAGCAACAACCACAGCAGCAACAAGGACCTCAGCAGCAGGCCCCAACACATCAGGTGCAGCAACAGCTTCAAAACCGCTGGGTGGCACCTAGGAACAGGGGAGTGGGCTTCAATCAGAACAATGTCTCTGGGAATGAGAACTTTAGCTTAGGTGTTGTGCCTGTTAGCTCCTCACCTTCTGGTGTTGAGGTTCACCCTGTACTGGAGAAACTGAAGGCCATAAACAACTATAATCCCAAAGACTTTGACTGGAGTCTTAAAAACGGGCGAGTGTTTATAATCAAAAGCTACTCTGAGGATGACATTCACCGTTCTATCAAGTACTCAATTTGGTGCAGTACTGAACATGGCAATAAGCGTTTGGATGCTGCTTATCGATCTTTGAATGGGAAAGGCCCACTTTATTTACTCTTCAGTGTAAATGGAAGTGGACATTTTTGTGGAGTTGCAGAAATGAAGTCTGTAGTGGACTACAATGCATATGCTGGAGTTTGGTCCCAAGACAAATGGAAGGGAAAGTTTGAAGTGAAATGGGTCTTTGTGAAAGACGTTCCCAATAACCAACTGCGACACATTCGTTTGGAAAACAACGATAATAAGCCTGTTACCAACTCAAGGGACACTCAAGAGGTACCCCTAGAAAAAGCCAAGCAAGTTCTTAAAATTATTGCAACTTTCAAGCATACAACCTCTATCTTTGATGACTTTGCACATTATGAGAAGCGTCAAGAAGAGGAGGAAGCCATGCGTAGG
- the YTHDF3 gene encoding YTH domain-containing family protein 3 isoform X3 — MHQKDAVNDDDFEPYLTSQTNQSNSYPPMSDPYMPSYYAPSIGFPYSLGEAAWSTAGDPPMPYLYGQMSNGEHHYIPDGVFSQPGALGNTPPFLSQHGFNFFPGNADFSTWGTSGSQGQSTQSSAYSSSYGYPPSSLGRAIADGQAGFGSDTLSKVPGINSIEQGMTGLKIGGDMTAAVTKTVGSALTSAGMTSIAANSVPPVSSSAPKPTSWAAIARKPAKPQPKLKPKGNVGVGSTAVPPPPIKHNINIGTWDDKGAVVKAPLAQPVMPPQPVIQQPQPLTQPLPMVQNQLPQQQLQQQPQQQQGPQQQAPTHQVQQQLQNRWVAPRNRGVGFNQNNVSGNENFSLGVVPVSSSPSGVEVHPVLEKLKAINNYNPKDFDWSLKNGRVFIIKSYSEDDIHRSIKYSIWCSTEHGNKRLDAAYRSLNGKGPLYLLFSVNGSGHFCGVAEMKSVVDYNAYAGVWSQDKWKGKFEVKWVFVKDVPNNQLRHIRLENNDNKPVTNSRDTQEVPLEKAKQVLKIIATFKHTTSIFDDFAHYEKRQEEEEAMRRERNRNKQ; from the exons ATGCATCAGAAAGATGCAGTAAACGATGATGACTTTGAGCCATATCTAACTAGCCAGACAAATCAG AGTAATAGCTATCCACCAATGTCAGACCCATACATGCCTAGTTATTATGCTCCATCCATTGGATTTCCTTATTCCCTTGGTGAGGCAGCATGGTCAACTGCTGGAGACCCACCAATGCCGTACTTGTATGGACAGATGAGCAATGGAGAACACCACTACATACCGGATGGAGTGTTTAGTCAGCCTGGAGCTTTGGGGAACACTCCTCCTTTCCTAAGCCAGCATGGGTTTAATTTTTTTCCTGGGAATGCAGATTTCTCCACATGGGGGACAAGTGGATCTCAGGGACAATCAACACAAAGTTCTGCATATAGCAGCAGCTATGGATATCCTCCTAGTTCCCTTGGTAGAGCCATTGCTGATGGACAAGCTGGTTTTGGCAGCGATACTCTGAGCAAAGTTCCGGGCATTAACAGCATTGAGCAAGGAATGACCGGACTGAAAATCGGTGGCGACATGACAGCTGCTGTGACAAAAACAGTTGGGTCAGCATTGACTAGTGCAGGGATGACTAGTATAGCTGCAAACAGTGTGCCCCCAGTTAGCAGTTCAGCACCGAAGCCAACCTCATGGGCTGCCATTGCTCGAAAACCAGCGAAACCTCAGCCTAAACTAAAACCTAAGGGTAATGTGGGTGTTGGTAGTACTGCAGTTCCTCCCCCGCCTATAAAACACAACATTAATATTGGAACTTGGGATGATAAGGGGGCTGTTGTAAAGGCCCCACTAGCTCAACCAGTTATGCCACCTCAGCCTGTAATTCAACAGCCTCAGCCATTAACTCAACCTCTACCAATGGTGCAAAACCAACTGCCTCAACAGCAGCTACAGCAACAACCACAGCAGCAACAAGGACCTCAGCAGCAGGCCCCAACACATCAGGTGCAGCAACAGCTTCAAAACCGCTGGGTGGCACCTAGGAACAGGGGAGTGGGCTTCAATCAGAACAATGTCTCTGGGAATGAGAACTTTAGCTTAGGTGTTGTGCCTGTTAGCTCCTCACCTTCTGGTGTTGAGGTTCACCCTGTACTGGAGAAACTGAAGGCCATAAACAACTATAATCCCAAAGACTTTGACTGGAGTCTTAAAAACGGGCGAGTGTTTATAATCAAAAGCTACTCTGAGGATGACATTCACCGTTCTATCAAGTACTCAATTTGGTGCAGTACTGAACATGGCAATAAGCGTTTGGATGCTGCTTATCGATCTTTGAATGGGAAAGGCCCACTTTATTTACTCTTCAGTGTAAATGGAAGTGGACATTTTTGTGGAGTTGCAGAAATGAAGTCTGTAGTGGACTACAATGCATATGCTGGAGTTTGGTCCCAAGACAAATGGAAGGGAAAGTTTGAAGTGAAATGGGTCTTTGTGAAAGACGTTCCCAATAACCAACTGCGACACATTCGTTTGGAAAACAACGATAATAAGCCTGTTACCAACTCAAGGGACACTCAAGAGGTACCCCTAGAAAAAGCCAAGCAAGTTCTTAAAATTATTGCAACTTTCAAGCATACAACCTCTATCTTTGATGACTTTGCACATTATGAGAAGCGTCAAGAAGAGGAGGAAGCCATGCGTAGG
- the YTHDF3 gene encoding YTH domain-containing family protein 3 isoform X1 — translation MSATSVDQRPKGQGNKVAVQNGSMHQKDAVNDDDFEPYLTSQTNQSNSYPPMSDPYMPSYYAPSIGFPYSLGEAAWSTAGDPPMPYLYGQMSNGEHHYIPDGVFSQPGALGNTPPFLSQHGFNFFPGNADFSTWGTSGSQGQSTQSSAYSSSYGYPPSSLGRAIADGQAGFGSDTLSKVPGINSIEQGMTGLKIGGDMTAAVTKTVGSALTSAGMTSIAANSVPPVSSSAPKPTSWAAIARKPAKPQPKLKPKGNVGVGSTAVPPPPIKHNINIGTWDDKGAVVKAPLAQPVMPPQPVIQQPQPLTQPLPMVQNQLPQQQLQQQPQQQQGPQQQAPTHQVQQQLQNRWVAPRNRGVGFNQNNVSGNENFSLGVVPVSSSPSGVEVHPVLEKLKAINNYNPKDFDWSLKNGRVFIIKSYSEDDIHRSIKYSIWCSTEHGNKRLDAAYRSLNGKGPLYLLFSVNGSGHFCGVAEMKSVVDYNAYAGVWSQDKWKGKFEVKWVFVKDVPNNQLRHIRLENNDNKPVTNSRDTQEVPLEKAKQVLKIIATFKHTTSIFDDFAHYEKRQEEEEAMRRERNRNKQ, via the exons TTGCAGTGCAGAACGGTTCAATGCATCAGAAAGATGCAGTAAACGATGATGACTTTGAGCCATATCTAACTAGCCAGACAAATCAG AGTAATAGCTATCCACCAATGTCAGACCCATACATGCCTAGTTATTATGCTCCATCCATTGGATTTCCTTATTCCCTTGGTGAGGCAGCATGGTCAACTGCTGGAGACCCACCAATGCCGTACTTGTATGGACAGATGAGCAATGGAGAACACCACTACATACCGGATGGAGTGTTTAGTCAGCCTGGAGCTTTGGGGAACACTCCTCCTTTCCTAAGCCAGCATGGGTTTAATTTTTTTCCTGGGAATGCAGATTTCTCCACATGGGGGACAAGTGGATCTCAGGGACAATCAACACAAAGTTCTGCATATAGCAGCAGCTATGGATATCCTCCTAGTTCCCTTGGTAGAGCCATTGCTGATGGACAAGCTGGTTTTGGCAGCGATACTCTGAGCAAAGTTCCGGGCATTAACAGCATTGAGCAAGGAATGACCGGACTGAAAATCGGTGGCGACATGACAGCTGCTGTGACAAAAACAGTTGGGTCAGCATTGACTAGTGCAGGGATGACTAGTATAGCTGCAAACAGTGTGCCCCCAGTTAGCAGTTCAGCACCGAAGCCAACCTCATGGGCTGCCATTGCTCGAAAACCAGCGAAACCTCAGCCTAAACTAAAACCTAAGGGTAATGTGGGTGTTGGTAGTACTGCAGTTCCTCCCCCGCCTATAAAACACAACATTAATATTGGAACTTGGGATGATAAGGGGGCTGTTGTAAAGGCCCCACTAGCTCAACCAGTTATGCCACCTCAGCCTGTAATTCAACAGCCTCAGCCATTAACTCAACCTCTACCAATGGTGCAAAACCAACTGCCTCAACAGCAGCTACAGCAACAACCACAGCAGCAACAAGGACCTCAGCAGCAGGCCCCAACACATCAGGTGCAGCAACAGCTTCAAAACCGCTGGGTGGCACCTAGGAACAGGGGAGTGGGCTTCAATCAGAACAATGTCTCTGGGAATGAGAACTTTAGCTTAGGTGTTGTGCCTGTTAGCTCCTCACCTTCTGGTGTTGAGGTTCACCCTGTACTGGAGAAACTGAAGGCCATAAACAACTATAATCCCAAAGACTTTGACTGGAGTCTTAAAAACGGGCGAGTGTTTATAATCAAAAGCTACTCTGAGGATGACATTCACCGTTCTATCAAGTACTCAATTTGGTGCAGTACTGAACATGGCAATAAGCGTTTGGATGCTGCTTATCGATCTTTGAATGGGAAAGGCCCACTTTATTTACTCTTCAGTGTAAATGGAAGTGGACATTTTTGTGGAGTTGCAGAAATGAAGTCTGTAGTGGACTACAATGCATATGCTGGAGTTTGGTCCCAAGACAAATGGAAGGGAAAGTTTGAAGTGAAATGGGTCTTTGTGAAAGACGTTCCCAATAACCAACTGCGACACATTCGTTTGGAAAACAACGATAATAAGCCTGTTACCAACTCAAGGGACACTCAAGAGGTACCCCTAGAAAAAGCCAAGCAAGTTCTTAAAATTATTGCAACTTTCAAGCATACAACCTCTATCTTTGATGACTTTGCACATTATGAGAAGCGTCAAGAAGAGGAGGAAGCCATGCGTAGG